A genomic region of Papaver somniferum cultivar HN1 chromosome 7, ASM357369v1, whole genome shotgun sequence contains the following coding sequences:
- the LOC113298353 gene encoding tRNA(His) guanylyltransferase 1-like: MANSKYEYVKLFEVEDKLMPSTWIVVRIDGRHFQQFSEEHEFEKPNDERALKLMNACAKATIEEFPDIVFSYGFSDEYSFVFKKTTEFYNRRSSKIVSVTVSFFTSVYVMKWKEFFLDKDLKSAPSFDARTICYPSTKIVRDYLARRQDVCHINNQYNTCLWMLIGSGMTESEAQAELVGKQKQDKNEILFQRFHINYAELPAIFRKGSCVFKVRETDSGISVKRGRTEVVIDHCDIIRDKFWKNHVNILKDK; encoded by the exons ATGGCAAACAGCAAATACGAGTATGTGAAGTTATTTGAGGTGGAGGACAAGTTAATGCCATCTACATGGATCGTTGTACGAATAGACGGTCGTCATTTCCAGCA ATTTTCTGAGGAGCATGAATTTGAGAAACCAAACGATGAGCGAGCTTTGAAACTGATGAATGCTTGTGCAAAGGCGACGATTGAAGAATTTCCAGATATAGTCTTCTCATATGGATTTAGTGATGAGTACAG CTTTGTTTTCAAGAAAACAACAGAATTCTACAATAGACGATCCAG CAAAATAGTTTCCGTCACTGTTTCTTTTTTCACATCTGTCTATGTCATGAAATGGAAAGAATTTTTTCTGGACAAAGATTTGAAGTCCGCACCTTCTTTTGATGCTCGTACCATTTGCTACCCATCTACTAAGATTGTTCGAGATTATTTGGCACGGAGGCAAGATGTTT GTCATATTAATAACCAGTACAACACTTGTTTGTGGATGCTGATTGGATCTGGAATGACCGAAAGTGAAGCTCAAGCTGAATTAGtg GGTAAACAAAAACAGGATAAAAATGAAATTCTTTTCCAACGGTTTCATATAAATTACGCTGAGCTACCAGCCATATTTCGTAAAGGATCCTGCGTGTTCAAG GTCAGGGAGACAGATTCTGGAATATCCGTCAAAAGAGGAAGAACTGAGGTGGTTATTGATCATTGTGATATTATTCGTgacaaattttggaaaaatcatgTAAACATCCTCAAAGACAAGTAA
- the LOC113298352 gene encoding serine/threonine-protein kinase BRI1-like 2, with protein MEKPLQLFLSLRVSILFMVILVFQSHLNSSTETFYVTTTAKTDGEALLLFKKMIHKDPNEVLSSWQLNRNPCNWHGVNCTLGRVTQLDLSKSNLVGIISFYPFASLSMLSVLNLSMNLFALNSSSSLPFLPPGLKQLDLSFTGLAGLIPPSFFSKHPNFVYINLSHNNLTSFIPENLLENSYKLQHLDLSFNNLTGSISGLNFERIPCSGLLHLDLSGNHLMGAVPSSISKCRNLNTLNLSFNMITGEIPKSVSELNSLQRLDISHNQLMGPIPSELGSLCDSLLQLGLANNNLSGSIPTSLSSCSWLQVIDLANNNISGSFPDSILSGLGSLDSLLVSNNFISGSFPVSISLCKRLRIVDFSSNKLSGNLPHGVCPGAESLEELRLPDNLLTGEIPSDLSSCSQLKTIDFSINYLTGPIPREFGKLENLEQLMAWFNSLSGQIPAELGACWKLKNLILNNNLLGGEIPTQLLNLTNLEWVSLTSNKLTGPIPPEFGLLSRLAVLQLANNSLSGEIPKELMNCTSLLWLDLNTNKLSGEIPPRLGRQLGAKSLSGILSGNTAAFVRNVGNSCTGVGGLLEFAGIRPERLLEVPTLKSCDFTRLYSGAILSMWTLYQTIEYIDLSYNQLWGKIPEEFGDMSALQVLDLAHNNLSGEIPANFGQLTNLGVFDASHNDLQGPIPESFENLSFLVQIDLSNNRLSGTIPSRGQLSTLPASQYANNPGLCGVPLPPCQSENAPTTPFMDDRKGSGKPTAASWANSIVLGVLVSVASVCILIVWAIAMRARRKEAEEVKMISSLQDSHAATTWKIDKEKEPLSINVATFQLQLKKLKFSQLIEATNGFSAASLIGCGGFGEVFKATLKDGPTVAIKKLIRLSCQGDREFMAEMETLGKIKHKNLVPLLGYCKIGEERLLVYEFMEFGSLEEMLHGRTKTGEGRRLSWEERKKIARGAAKGLCFLHHNCIPHIIHRDMKSSNVLLDHDLEARVSDFGMARLVSALDTHLSVSTLAGTPGYVPPEYYQSFRCTAKGDVYSFGVVLLELLTGRRPTDKDDYGDTNLVGWVKMKVREGSGREVIDQELLQLNSESCADYQTEEAKEMIRFLDITMQCVEDFPSKRPNTLQVVNMLRELVV; from the coding sequence ATCTGTTCTTAATCTCTCCATGAACTTATTTGCTttgaattcatcttcttcacttccaTTTCTTCCACCTGGATTGAAACAGCTCGATCTTTCGTTTACTGGATTAGCTGGTTTAATCCCTCCTAGCTTTTTCTCCAAGCATCCAAATTTTGTGTATATAAATCTCTCTCACAATaatctaactagtttcattcctGAAAACCTGTTAGAAAATTCATACAAGTTACAACATCTTGATCTTTCTTTTAACAATCTGACAGGATCGATTTCAGGTCTAAACTTTGAAAGAATTCCTTGCTCTGGTTTGTTGCATCTTGATTTATCAGGAAACCATTTAATGGGTGCTGTTCCTTCCTCCATATCCAAATGTAGAAACCTTAACACTTTGAATTTATCATTCAATATGATCACAGGAGAGATACCTAAGTCTGTTAGTGAACTTAACAGTTTACAGAGGTTAGATATATCTCACAATCAACTCATGGGGCCAATTCCTTCTGAACTGGGTAGTCTTTGTGATTCACTTCTACAACTTGGTCTTGCAAATAACAATCTTTCAGGTTCAATTCCTACTTCATTGTCTTCTTGTTCTTGGCTTCAAGTTATTGATTTGGCGAATAACAATATATCAGGTTCATTCCCAGATTCGATACTTTCCGGTTTGGGTTCATTAGATAGCTTGTTAGTGAGCAATAATTTCATCTCTGGATCATTTCCTGTTTCTATCTCATTATGCAAAAGATtaagaattgttgattttagcTCAAATAAGCTCTCTGGAAATCTCCCTCATGGTGTCTGTCCTGGTGCTGAATCACTAGAAGAACTAAGGCTCCCTGATAATCTTCTGACAGGAGAAATTCCTTCTGATCTTTCTTCCTGTTCGCAGCTAAAGACCATTGATTTCAGTATTAATTATCTAACAGGTCCGATTCCTAGGGAGTTTGGGAAGCTTGAGAATCTTGAGCAACTAATGGCCTGGTTCAATTCTTTAAGTGGCCAAATTCCTGCAGAATTAGGGGCTTGCTGGAAACTAAAGAATCTCATTCTCAATAATAACCTccttggtggtgaaattcctacTCAACTACTGAATTTAACAAATCTTGAATGGGTTTCTCTCACAAGTAATAAACTTACTGGTCCTATTCCTCCCGAATTTGGGCTGCTCTCAAGGTTAGCTGTTCTTCAATTAGCTAACAATAGCTTGAGTGGTGAGATTCCTAAAGAGCTGATGAACTGCACCAGTTTGCTTTGGTTGGATTTGAACACGAACAAGCTTAGCGGCGAGATACCACCAAGACTCGGTCGACAACTTGGTGCAAAGTCGTTGAGTGGAATCCTCTCTGGTAATACAGCAGCATTTGTACGAAATGTGGGGAACTCATGTACAGGAGTAGGAGGTTTGCTTGAATTTGCAGGAATTCGACCGGAGAGACTTCTGGAGGTGCCAACTTTGAAGTCGTGTGATTTCACTAGACTATATTCAGGAGCTATCTTGAGTATGTGGACTCTTTACCAAACAATAGAATACATAGATCTTTCTTACAATCAGCTCTGGGGGAAAATCCCTGAAGAATTTGGAGACATGTCGGCCTTACAAGTGTTAGATTTGGCACATAACAATCTTTCAGGAGAAATCCCTGCAAATTTCGGTCAACTCACCAATCTTGGTGTTTTTGATGCATCACACAACGATTTACAAGGTCCAATCCCGGAATCATTCGAAAATCTTTCGTTTTTGGTACAGATTGATCTGTCTAACAACAGATTATCTGGTACAATTCCGTCCAGGGGACAGCTTAGCACTCTTCCTGCAAGTCAGTATGCAAACAATCCGGGGCTCTGTGGGGTTCCCCTCCCTCCATGTCAATCCGAAAATGCACCTACAACGCCCTTTATGGACGACAGAAAAGGAAGTGGAAAACCGACAGCGGCTTCATGGGCTAATAGTATTGTCTTGGGAGTTCTTGTTTCAGTTGCCTCGGTATGTATTTTGATAGTATGGGCAATCGCGATGCGAGCAAGACGTAAAGAGGCTGAAGAAGTGAAAATGATTAGCAGCTTACAAGATTCACATGCAGCAACAACATGGAAAATAGACAAGGAGAAGGAACCATTGAGTATCAACGTCGCAACTTTCCAACTGCAActgaaaaagctcaaattctcacaACTCATCGAAGCTACAAATGGGTTTTCGGCGGCAAGCTTAATTGGGTGTGGTGGATTTGGTGAAGTGTTTAAAGCCACATTAAAAGATGGTCCGACAGTTGCAATTAAGAAACTTATACGCTTAAGTTGCCAAGGAGACCGAGAGTTCATGGCTGAAATGGAAACACTAGGAAAAATCAAGCACAAGAACCTTGTCCCTCTATTGGGCTATTGCAAAATTGGGGAGGAGAGGCTTCTTGTGTACGAGTTCATGGAGTTCGGAAGCCTTGAAGAGATGCTTCATGGGAGAACAAAGACAGGTGAAGGACGGAGATTATCCTGGGAGGAAAGGAAGAAAATTGCACGAGGAGCAGCCAAAGGACTATGCTTTTTACACCACAATTGTATCCCTCACATCATACACCGTGACATGAAGTCGAGCAATGTACTTCTAGACCATGACTTGGAAGCTCGAGTATCAGATTTTGGAATGGCGAGGCTAGTAAGTGCACTCGACACGCATTTAAGTGTGAGCACACTTGCAGGCACACCTGGGTACGTCCCACCTGAGTATTATCAGAGCTTTAGGTGCACCGCTAAAGGAGACGTCTACTCTTTTGGAGTGGTACTATTGGAACTCTTGACAGGGAGAAGGCCGACAGATAAGGATGACTATGGGGATACAAATTTAGTCGGGTGGGTTAAGATGAAAGTGCGAGAAGGGAGCGGAAGAGAAGTGATTgatcaagagttgctacaactGAACTCGGAAAGCTGTGCCGATTATCAAACAGAGGAAGCTAAAGAGATGATCAGGTTTTTAGACATAACCATGCAGTGCGTTGAAGATTTTCCTTCAAAGCGGCCTAACACTTTGCAGGTTGTCAACATGTTGAGGGAGTTGGTTGTGTAG
- the LOC113298354 gene encoding homeobox-leucine zipper protein ROC8-like has product MDSGCGSGDEQDISDPNNQRNKKKRYHRHSPHQIQELESIFKECPHPDEKQRMQLSRDLGLEPRQIKFWFQNRRTQMKAQHERADNSALRHENDKIRCENIAIREALKRVICPSCGSPEDSYFDEQKLRMENAHLKEELDRVSSICAKYIGRPISRLPSIQPIASSLDLSVGSYGHGMSGASTLDLDLLPGCSSSIAPLPLQAIAITDMEKSIMTEIANAAMDELIRLLQAGEPLWIKSPIDGKEMLNVEAYENSFPRANNAKSLDARTEASRDSGVVIMNGLQLVDIFLDSNKWIEMFPTIVADARTIEILAPGMPGSRSGSLQLMYEVVQVLSPLVPIREFYFLRHCQQIQQGLWAIADVSFDVSRENQTNSAFLTRKRPSGCLIEEMSNGYCKVNWIEHVEVEDKSQSHRLYRDLINSGAAFGAERWLAVLQRICERFASLLVSNPSQELVGVIPSPDGKRSMMKLAQRMINSLCTSICATNTNHRWTSLTGDNDTGVRVSFHKGTDPGQPNGVICSATTSIWLPVSAQNVFNFFKDKRTRPQWDVLSDGNPVQEVAHISNGAHPGNCISVLRSMNASQNNILILQESCTDPSGSMVVYSPVELPSVNIAMGGEDPSFVPLLPSGFIVCSDGRTDQGGASTSSNIQGSSGTGSLVTVAFQILVSNLPTAKLNFESIATVSNLISTTVHQIKTALNCSGS; this is encoded by the exons ATGGATTCTGGTTGTGGGTCCGGTGATGAACAAGATATATCTGATCCTAACAAtcaaaggaacaagaagaaaaGATATCATCGTCATTCTCCTCATCAGATTCAAGAACTTGAATC TATTTTCAAGGAATGTCCTCATCCAGATGAGAAACAAAGGATGCAATTAAGTAGAGATTTAGGTCTCGAACCTCGCCAGATTAAGTTCTGGTTTCAGAACAGAAGGACCCAGATGAAG GCACAACATGAACGAGCAGATAACAGTGCTCTTCGACATGAAAATGATAAGATCAGATGTGAAAATATAGCAATCAGAGAGGCACTGAAACGCGTTATCTGCCCTTCTTGTGGAAGTCCTGAAGATTCATATTTTGATGAGCAGAAACTGAGAATGGAGAATGCCCATTTGAAAGAAGAG CTTGATAGGGTTTCGAGCATTTGTGCAAAGTACATTGGAAGACCCATTTCTCGGCTTCCTTCAATTCAACCAATAGCTTCATCTTTGGATCTTTCTGTTGGGAGTTATGGTCATGGAATGAGTGGTGCTTCAACACTCGATCTCGACCTTCTTCCTGGATGTTCTTCCTCTATTGCTCCATTACCTTTGCAGGCAATAGCCATAACAGATATGGAGAAATCAATAATGACTGAAATTGCTAATGCTGCCATGGATGAACTTATTAGACTTTTACAAGCAGGTGAACCTTTATGGATTAAATCACCAATTGATGGGAAGGAAATGTTAAACGTTGAAGCCTATGAGAATTCATTCCCAAGGGCCAACAATGCAAAAAGTCTTGACGCTCGTACCGAAGCTTCAAGAGATTCGGGTGTTGTGATAATGAATGGGTTACAGTTGGTTGACATCTTTTTGGATTCG AACAAATGGATCGAAATGTTTCCGACAATTGTTGCGGATGCTCGCACAATCGAGATACTCGCACCTGGAATGCCTGGTAGCCGAAGCGGATCATTGCAACTG ATGTATGAAGTAGTGCAGGTTCTTTCACCTCTTGTTCCAATTCGGGAGTTCTACTTTCTTCGCCATTGTCAACAAATCCAGCAAGGATTGTGGGCTATAGCAGATGTATCCTTTGATGTATCCCGAGAAAATCAAACTAATTCTGCTTTTCTCACTAGAAAGCGTCCTTCAGGGTGTTTGATTGAAGAGATGTCCAACGGTTACTGCAAG GTTAATTGGATAGAGCACGTGGAAGTTGAAGATAAATCTCAAAGTCATCGGCTTTACAGAGATCTTATTAACAGTGGTGCTGCTTTTGGAGCCGAACGTTGGCTTGCTGTTCTTCAGAGGATTTGTGAGAGATTTGCTAGTCTCTTGGTGTCTAATCCGAGCCAAGAACTCGTTGGAG TTATTCCTTCACCGGATGGTAAAAGAAGCATGATGAAGCTTGCGCAACGCATGATCAACAGTCTGTGTACAAGTATATGTGCGACAAACACTAATCACCGGTGGACTAGTTTGACTGGAGATAATGACACTGGAGTTAGAGTTTCATTTCATAAGGGCACAGATCCAGGCCAACCTAATGGTGTTATTTGCAGTGCAACAACCTCTATTTGGCTCCCTGTTTCTGCACAGAATGTATTCAATTTCTTTAAAGACAAGAGGACAAGACCTCAG TGGGATGTTCTGTCTGACGGTAATCCAGTACAAGAAGTTGCTCATATTTCAAATGGAGCACATCCTGGTAATTGCATATCGGTTCTTCGA TCTATGAATGCAAGTCAGAATAACATCTTAATACTTCAAGAGAGTTGCACTGATCCATCTGGGTCGATGGTAGTGTATTCACCCGTGGAGTTACCATCAGTGAATATAGCAATGGGTGGCGAGGATCCATCGTTTGTTCCTCTTCTGCCCTCAGGCTTTATTGTCTGCTCTGATGGCCGAACTGATCAAGGGGGTGCTTCGACAAGTTCAAACATCCAAGGATCATCAGGAACTGGTTCATTGGTAACAGTGGCGTTTCAAATACTTGTGAGTAATTTACCAACAGCGAAGCTCAATTTTGAATCCATTGCAACTGTTAGTAACCTTATCAGCACCACTGTTCATCAGATAAAAACTGCCTTGAACTGCTCAGGTTCTTGA